The window CAGAACCCAAAACAAAACAACTCCACAACATTAAACTTTAAACATCGAACTTTGAATCTTATTTATGAATTAATTCGCACCTTTGTACCTTTATTTTAATCATCCCTTATATATTATATTATGAAGATTGCATTTTTGGGACCTCATGCCAGTTTCACCCAGCTTGCCGCAGCGCAGCTGTTTCCTGATGAAGAGTTATTACCACAGGCCAGTATTCTGGATTGTTTTAATGTTGTTGAAAACGGAGAAGCAGTAAAGGCTGTTGTACCTTTGGAAAACTCTATTGAGGGAACAGTTTCTATGACGCTGGACTATTTATATAAAACCCCGTCTATTAAAATTGAGGCAGAAGCGGTAATGCCTATTGCTCATCACCTGATGATTCACCCGGAAAACTCTATTGAGAATATTGAAAGAATATATTCACATCCACAAGCGCTGGCTCAGAGCTTCCATTTTCTGGACACCCATTATAAGGAGATTCCAAAGCAGGACTTTTCTTCTACGGCAGCAGCTGCAAAATTTGTTTCAGAGAACAGGGAGACCGCTATTGCTGCAGTGGCCAACCAGTTTGCCGCCAATTTATATGGGCTGAAAATTATCAACCGTAATATTCAGGATTTCGAACAGAATCATACCCGGTTTATCATTATCTCTAAGCAACAGGATACATACCAAAATAATAACCTGGAAACTTTGGGAGAAAAAGCAGGAATGCTGATAACTCTTCCGGAAGATCATCCGGGTGGATTACATCAGGTCTTATCGGTTTTTGCATGGCGGAAGATGAACCTCAGTAAAATTGAATCCAGAACATTAAAGACCGGACTGGGCAATTATTTCTTCTTTATCAACGTAGAAGGACCCTGGGAAGAAGTCTTACATGGAAATGCACTCAAAGAGCTTGAATCTATCAATGCTAATGTTGATTTTCTTGGAAACTATAAAGAATTCCTCTTAGAAAGCTAGAAAAAAGTCAATAAACACACTAAAAACACTGCTATTAAAGCAGTGTTTTTGCTTTTAAACCGACTAAAAACCGAAAAAAACACAATTTTTATAAAAAAATATCCGGCGTCCAGCACCTTCCTTTTACCATAAAAATAACCCACACATTGGGGAGAAATAATTTTCCTTAAACACCTTATAAACAGACGATTAATTACAAGATAAATATAATAACTCGTAATTAAATTATGTAGTAATATTATATAAAATATAAACATATGTTTAAATATATTACACCATATTAATATTAAAATTATAAATTTCACAATGGTGAGTGTAATTTTTATTGTATATTTGCTTAGCAACTAATTAAAAATCTTGATCATGAAAACTAAACTTTACAGCTTAATGTTAGCATGCGCAACCTTACCTTTATTTTCACAAGTTGGAATCAATACAGCTACTCCATCTGCAACTTTAGATGTTAATGGAACACTGAAAGTTAGAGATACACCCGCAGCTACAGCATTACCTGGCTATCAGGTTTTAGCAATTAACCAGGGAAGCACTCAGGTTTACACAGTAGACCCAGCATTATTAATAGCCGCTTCAGGAACTAACACTACCGTATATTCTGCAAAAAAAAGCACCGGCATCAGTCTCCTTACTGTAGGTGTATTGGGAGATTTCAAACCTGTTAATTTTCTAGCAGCCGAAAGAACCATAGGTAGTGCAGCTTTATTCAATGATGCCACTTCAGCTTATACAATACCATCAGATGGAATATATGCTGTATCATATTCATTCCGTTTTGGAACAGGACTTCAAGCTTCTTTATTAAGTGGTGGTACCGGTATTGGAATCACCAGAACAAGAGGAGCCGGAGCCGGCGTTACTACATTAATAGACTCCCGTATTTTCAGTGGTGTCAATCTTATTGTGGCTAGCTTAACTATCTCGGACAGTTATATTAATGCTCTATATTCTTTCCAGGCAGGTGATAGAGTAAACTTTGGATTTATTGATCCAGGTATCAGCTTATCGCTATTATCAACGAGTACTACATCTTTCTCCATTTACAAAATATCAAACTAGTAAAACATATTGTTAGTTATCTATACCATTTAACCCACCACTTATACTGTGATGGGTTAATTTTTTTAAATAGCTTTTCAAACATTTCTTTATATTTGATAAAACTAATGAAATGAATGAACTTGTTGCTGTCATCATATTTATAGTAATCTTCATCATTTTCAACAATCTGAATACCAAAATCAGAAGACTTGAAAAGGAAATCACCGACCTTAATTACAAAATCAATAAGGCCCCGGCTCAATCTGAAGTAATCCATAAAAAAACTTCAACAGAAGAAACTATTGTTCCTCAGCAAGTACAACCTCATCAAATTGTTCCTGAAGAAGTAAAATACAGGGAAGAAAATAAAGAAATCCCACCATCAGTTCAAAAAGACTGGCTAACTCCTGTTTTTGATTTCCTAAAACAAAATGCACTTACCATCATTGGTATTTTTACTCTTGTTCTCGGAATCGGTTATTTTGTGAAGTATGCTATTGATAAAAACTGGATTGGAGAAACAGCAAGAGCAGGAATTGGTTTTTGTACCGGAGCTGGAATCATCATTATAGGACATTTCCTTAGAAAGAACTATACAGTATTTGCATCTATTATAACCGGAGGTGGAATTGCCGTATTGTATTTCACCGCCACGATTGCCTTCCGGGAATATCATCTTTTTACACAGAATACATCTTTTGTAATCACCGTACTGATTACGGCAGCATCTATTATTTTATCCTATTATTATAAAAGTGAAGTCTTAATTATTTTCTCATTAATAGGAGGCTTCAGCGCTCCTTTGATGATCAGCACAGGGCAAAGTAACTACCATTTTCTTTTTATTTATCTCACTCTTTTAAATGTTGGAATGCTTGTAGTCTCTTTTCTTCAACACTGGAAAAGTGTTGGATGGACTGCCTATATTTTCACAACCGCTTATCTTTTTTATTGGACAAATGAGAGCACGGAACTCTTAAGCATTACTTTTTACATGATAAGTTATGTGATTTTCTATCTTTTTGCCCTGCATGATTACATCAGGAAAAACATACTTTCAACATCTGATATTCTAATACTTGCTTTTGCTAATTTTTCGAGTATTCTTGGACTCCTCTATATTTTTGATACTTTAGCCTATGAACCTCCAATTATTTTTCCACTTATTTTCGCAGCAGTCAATTCCATTCTGCTCTTTAGAGAGCATGGACGAAAAAACTTCGGAGTTGCTTATTCTGTATTTGCAGGACTT of the Chryseobacterium viscerum genome contains:
- the pheA gene encoding prephenate dehydratase; translated protein: MKIAFLGPHASFTQLAAAQLFPDEELLPQASILDCFNVVENGEAVKAVVPLENSIEGTVSMTLDYLYKTPSIKIEAEAVMPIAHHLMIHPENSIENIERIYSHPQALAQSFHFLDTHYKEIPKQDFSSTAAAAKFVSENRETAIAAVANQFAANLYGLKIINRNIQDFEQNHTRFIIISKQQDTYQNNNLETLGEKAGMLITLPEDHPGGLHQVLSVFAWRKMNLSKIESRTLKTGLGNYFFFINVEGPWEEVLHGNALKELESINANVDFLGNYKEFLLES
- a CDS encoding DUF2339 domain-containing protein, which gives rise to MNELVAVIIFIVIFIIFNNLNTKIRRLEKEITDLNYKINKAPAQSEVIHKKTSTEETIVPQQVQPHQIVPEEVKYREENKEIPPSVQKDWLTPVFDFLKQNALTIIGIFTLVLGIGYFVKYAIDKNWIGETARAGIGFCTGAGIIIIGHFLRKNYTVFASIITGGGIAVLYFTATIAFREYHLFTQNTSFVITVLITAASIILSYYYKSEVLIIFSLIGGFSAPLMISTGQSNYHFLFIYLTLLNVGMLVVSFLQHWKSVGWTAYIFTTAYLFYWTNESTELLSITFYMISYVIFYLFALHDYIRKNILSTSDILILAFANFSSILGLLYIFDTLAYEPPIIFPLIFAAVNSILLFREHGRKNFGVAYSVFAGLVTSLITTAVAIQFKTHLITSIWAIETTLLLFIWKKTGHSIFKTFFYLLFPMVMIAQIVTWTEYFGTSDFNIIFNPPFITSSFTIASIIANLYLLRNTKQESNEKTNNFFEDLITVVSYGVIYITFLLEITYHISDMPWTAIAGVGLLFTIYYIFILLLIRKQLHIISDIQTALIYLFFILATVNLSVSVSSIVPDILTKRLHLSFYLLHLLQLIPFIYICFRIISSSQFHKRQISYWIMSLAFIICASCELHHSYVLMASDDIPHSYEASEHFNILYLPIVWTILASIFIYTGLKKDIQEYSKIGFVLVGLMVLKLYSYDVWQMDNISRISAFIALGIILLLSSFAFQRLKNIIRNMMDKKDKSEETTD